One Rosa chinensis cultivar Old Blush chromosome 3, RchiOBHm-V2, whole genome shotgun sequence DNA window includes the following coding sequences:
- the LOC112194270 gene encoding uncharacterized protein LOC112194270: protein MGALIFLGAVEKQPRSPKKSQAKGLMFVDGSINGKGAKSVMVDTGATHNFVSEAEARRLGLKLEKDVGRMKAVNSKASPTTGLSRGVSLKLGHWQGKTDLIVVQMDDFDVILGMEFLLANKAIPIPSGQHLLIMGERPCVVPARIEQPSEPRLLSALQFKKGVKCDKPTYVAVPLIRDEIKGEVIPKEIEGVLESYVDVMPPELPKELPPRRSVDHEIELLPGAKPPAKAPYRMAPPELAELRKQLEDLL from the coding sequence ATGGGAGCTTTGATATTCTTGGGTGCGGTGGAGAAACAACCACGATCACCTAAGAAGTCCCAAGCTAAAGGCTTGATGTTCGTAGATGGTAGTATTAATGGGAAAGGAGCCAAGAGCGTGATGGTTGACACAGGGGCCACTCACAACTTTGTGTCAGAAGCTGAAGCTCGGAGGTTGGGGTTGAAGTTGGAGAAGGATGTGGGCCGCATGAAAGCTGTAAACTCAAAGGCCTCACCCACAACGGGCCTATCTCGAGGGGTATCACTCAAATTGGGTCACTGGCAAGGGAAGACCGATCTCATAGTTGTTCAGATGGACGACTTTGACGTCATATTAGGAATGGAGTTCTTGTTGGCGAACAAAGCCATTCCCATTCCTAGTGGCCAACACTTGCTCATTATGGGAGAAAGGCCGTGTGTGGTTCCCGCAAGAATCGAACAACCAAGTGAACCCCGCCTCTTGTCCGCCCTCCAGTTCAAGAAAGGTGTGAAGTGTGATAAGCCTACCTATGTAGCAGTTCCCCTGATAAGGGATGAGATTAAAGGAGAAGTGATTCCGAAGGAGATCGAGGGGGTATTGGAGAGCTATGTAGATGTGATGCCTCCCGAACTTCCCAAGGAATTACCTCCGAGAAGGAGTGTGGACCATGAGATTGAACTGCTTCCGGGGGCCAAACCGCCTGCAAAGGCGCCTTACAGAATGGCTCCCCCAGAATTGGCGGAACTTCGAAAGCAGCTTGAGGACCTGCTctga
- the LOC112193310 gene encoding protein GL2-INTERACTING REPRESSOR 1, with translation MSRRNGGGPKLDLKLNLSPPRANRTAESPGRSSTVSPTSPPSSCVSSELTQDDNNNMRYSNSPEATSMVLVGCPRCLMYVMLSEDDPKCPKCKSTVLLDFLHENSNTMTTRKS, from the coding sequence ATGAGTCGCAGAAACGGAGGCGGCCCGAAGCTTGATCTGAAGCTTAACCTTTCCCCACCGAGGGCAAACCGTACGGCTGAGTCTCCCGGACGATCATCCACCGTGTCCCCCACGTCCCCGCCGAGCTCATGCGTGTCGTCGGAGCTGACTCAGGACGACAACAACAACATGAGGTACTCCAACAGCCCCGAGGCCACTTCCATGGTGCTCGTGGGTTGCCCCAGGTGTCTCATGTACGTCATGCTATCCGAGGACGACCCGAAATGCCCCAAATGCAAGAGCACTGTTCTGCTGGACTTCCTCCATGAGAACAGCAACACCATGACGACAAGGAAGAGCTAA